A single window of Bradyrhizobium daqingense DNA harbors:
- a CDS encoding 2Fe-2S iron-sulfur cluster-binding protein: MPAITFIHSDGKSDRVEASDGESAMQAATRHGLDGILAECGGNAMCATCHVYVDDAWLARLPDIADDEDALLDGTASERRPNSRLSCQIHLTPVLDGLVLRLPERQV, encoded by the coding sequence ATGCCTGCCATCACTTTCATCCATTCCGACGGCAAGTCCGACCGCGTCGAGGCCAGCGACGGCGAGAGCGCCATGCAGGCCGCAACGCGCCACGGCCTCGATGGCATTCTCGCCGAATGCGGCGGCAACGCCATGTGTGCGACCTGTCACGTCTATGTCGACGACGCCTGGCTCGCACGCCTGCCCGACATCGCCGACGACGAGGATGCACTGCTCGACGGCACCGCGAGCGAGCGGCGGCCGAACAGCCGGCTGTCCTGCCAGATCCACCTCACGCCCGTGCTCGACGGGCTCGTGCTGCGATTACCGGAACGACAAGTCTGA
- a CDS encoding feruloyl-CoA synthase, with translation MRSASRGDVAGLFATPRTIAEHRADGSIVLRSPEPLGESARCIGDWLEQWARQTPDAIFLAERDGVDAPWATMTYAGALRRVRATASWMLAQNLSAERPVVILSDNSIDHALLALAAQHVGVPSAAISPAYSLMSKDFDKLKSMISLLQPGAIYVSATKPFAAALNAIRPLHNAQIISGKAGDADALAFRDVSATPETAEVAKAFAAITPDTIAKFLFTSGSTGTPKAVINTQRMLTSSQQAKAQTWTFLAPGRGDLVILDWLPWSHTFGANHNFNLVLRNGGALYIDGGKPAPGLFATSLANLKSVMPTVYFNVPRGFDMLVAALRGDEELRRRFFGEVKFAFYAGAALPQNLWDALEQLSIETVGRALPMVSAWGSTETSPLATDCHFLAERSGNIGVPIPGTELKLVPSGDKLEVRVRGPNVTPGYWKAPELTKQAFDEEGFYLIGDAVKLADPERPERGLFFDGRVAEDFKLNSGTWVSVGTLRVAGIAALAPLAQDIVVVGHGGDEVRFLVFPNVAACRAHAGLPETAAVSEVLAHDKIRSAIAQGLARLKQQSGNSSGHATRALLLAEPASVDGGEITDKGYINQRAVLTRRADAVARLNDDASGEWIGL, from the coding sequence ATGAGATCCGCGTCACGCGGTGACGTTGCAGGCCTGTTCGCAACGCCGAGAACCATCGCGGAGCACCGCGCCGACGGCAGCATCGTGCTGCGCTCACCCGAGCCGCTCGGCGAGAGTGCACGCTGCATCGGCGACTGGCTCGAGCAATGGGCGCGGCAAACGCCTGATGCGATCTTTCTCGCCGAGCGGGACGGTGTCGATGCGCCCTGGGCCACCATGACCTACGCGGGTGCCCTGCGGCGGGTCCGCGCCACGGCGTCCTGGATGCTGGCGCAGAACCTCAGCGCCGAGCGCCCCGTCGTCATCCTCTCCGACAACAGCATCGATCACGCCTTGCTCGCGCTGGCCGCCCAGCACGTCGGCGTTCCCTCTGCCGCGATCTCGCCGGCCTACTCGCTGATGTCGAAGGATTTCGACAAGCTCAAAAGCATGATCTCGCTGCTTCAGCCCGGCGCGATCTATGTCTCCGCGACCAAGCCATTTGCCGCGGCGCTAAACGCGATCAGGCCGCTGCACAATGCGCAGATCATCAGCGGTAAGGCCGGCGATGCCGATGCGCTTGCTTTCCGTGATGTCTCGGCAACGCCTGAAACGGCTGAGGTCGCAAAGGCCTTCGCCGCGATAACGCCGGATACGATCGCGAAATTCCTGTTCACCTCGGGCTCGACCGGCACGCCCAAGGCGGTCATCAACACCCAGCGCATGTTGACGTCGAGCCAGCAGGCCAAGGCGCAGACCTGGACATTCCTGGCGCCGGGCCGTGGCGATCTCGTGATCCTCGACTGGTTGCCTTGGAGCCACACCTTCGGCGCCAACCATAATTTCAACCTCGTGCTGCGCAACGGCGGTGCGCTCTATATCGACGGCGGCAAGCCTGCTCCGGGCCTGTTCGCGACCTCGCTCGCCAACCTGAAAAGCGTGATGCCGACGGTCTATTTCAACGTACCGCGCGGCTTCGACATGCTGGTCGCGGCGCTGCGCGGCGATGAGGAACTGCGCCGCCGCTTCTTCGGCGAGGTGAAGTTCGCCTTCTATGCCGGTGCGGCATTGCCGCAAAATCTCTGGGACGCCCTGGAGCAGCTGTCCATCGAGACCGTCGGCCGCGCGTTGCCGATGGTGTCGGCCTGGGGCTCGACCGAGACCTCCCCGCTCGCGACCGATTGCCACTTTCTTGCAGAGCGCTCGGGCAATATCGGTGTGCCGATTCCCGGCACGGAGCTCAAGCTCGTCCCCTCCGGCGACAAGCTGGAGGTGCGCGTGCGCGGGCCGAACGTGACACCCGGCTACTGGAAGGCGCCGGAGCTGACGAAGCAGGCGTTCGACGAAGAAGGTTTCTATCTCATCGGCGACGCCGTGAAGCTTGCCGATCCGGAGAGACCGGAGCGCGGCCTGTTCTTCGATGGCCGCGTCGCGGAGGACTTCAAGCTCAATTCCGGCACCTGGGTCAGTGTCGGCACGTTGCGTGTCGCCGGCATCGCTGCATTGGCGCCGCTTGCGCAAGACATCGTCGTTGTCGGCCATGGTGGCGATGAGGTCCGCTTCCTGGTATTCCCCAACGTCGCGGCCTGCCGCGCTCATGCCGGTCTCCCCGAGACGGCGGCTGTGAGCGAGGTGCTGGCACATGACAAGATCAGGTCCGCGATCGCGCAAGGCCTGGCGAGGCTCAAGCAACAGAGTGGCAATTCCTCCGGCCATGCCACACGCGCGCTGCTGCTGGCGGAGCCGGCCTCCGTCGACGGTGGCGAGATCACCGACAAAGGCTACATCAACCAGCGCGCCGTGTTGACACGCCGCGCCGATGCGGTGGCGCGGCTGAATGATGACGCGTCGGGTGAGTGGATCGGGCTGTAA
- a CDS encoding cytochrome P450 has product MTTSGSPESTGVASVPHLDVDPFAMSFFADPYPTHELLREAGPVVYLDKWNVYGVARYAEVHAVLNDPATFCSSRGVGLSDFKKETPWRPPSLILEADPPAHTRTRAVLSKVLSPTVMKQVRDRFAAAAEARVDALLERRSFDAIADLAEAYPLSIFPDALGLKPEGREHLIPYASVVFNAFGPPNQLRQEAIERSAPHQAYVAEQCQRENLAPGGFGACIHAQVDEGAITATEAPLLVRSLLSAGLDTTVNGIGAAVYCLARFPDQWQRLRDDLSLARGAFEEAVRFESPVQTFFRTTTREVELSGARIGEGEKVLMFLAAANRDPRRWDKPDSYDISRRTSGHVGFGSGIHMCVGQLVARLEGEVMLTALARRIAKIEITGEPKRRFNNTLRGLDSLPVTITPA; this is encoded by the coding sequence ATGACCACATCCGGCTCCCCCGAATCAACCGGTGTCGCGTCCGTTCCGCATCTCGACGTCGACCCCTTCGCGATGAGCTTTTTTGCCGACCCCTATCCGACGCACGAGCTGCTGCGGGAGGCCGGGCCGGTGGTCTATCTCGACAAATGGAACGTCTACGGCGTGGCGCGATATGCCGAGGTTCACGCCGTGCTGAACGATCCCGCGACCTTCTGCTCCAGCCGCGGCGTCGGCCTCTCCGACTTCAAGAAGGAGACACCTTGGCGGCCGCCGAGCCTCATCCTCGAAGCCGATCCGCCCGCGCACACCCGCACCCGGGCCGTGCTGTCGAAGGTGCTGTCGCCGACCGTGATGAAACAGGTGCGCGATCGCTTTGCCGCCGCAGCCGAGGCGCGGGTCGATGCGCTGCTGGAGAGGCGCAGCTTCGATGCGATCGCCGATCTCGCCGAAGCCTATCCGCTCTCGATCTTTCCGGATGCGCTTGGGCTGAAGCCGGAGGGACGCGAGCATTTGATTCCCTATGCGAGCGTGGTGTTCAACGCCTTCGGTCCGCCCAACCAGTTGCGCCAGGAGGCGATCGAGCGCTCGGCGCCGCATCAGGCCTATGTCGCAGAGCAGTGCCAGCGCGAGAATCTCGCGCCCGGCGGCTTCGGGGCTTGCATCCATGCGCAGGTCGACGAGGGAGCCATCACAGCTACCGAAGCGCCGCTGCTGGTGCGGTCGCTGCTGTCCGCTGGCCTCGACACCACCGTCAACGGCATTGGCGCCGCGGTCTATTGTCTCGCGCGCTTCCCGGATCAATGGCAGCGCCTGCGCGATGATCTTTCGCTCGCGCGCGGCGCCTTCGAAGAAGCCGTGCGCTTCGAAAGCCCGGTACAGACCTTCTTCCGCACCACGACACGGGAGGTCGAGCTTTCAGGCGCCAGAATAGGTGAGGGCGAGAAGGTCTTGATGTTCCTCGCCGCCGCCAATCGCGATCCCCGCCGCTGGGACAAGCCCGACAGCTACGACATCAGCCGCCGCACTTCCGGCCATGTCGGCTTCGGCTCCGGCATCCACATGTGCGTCGGCCAGCTCGTCGCCCGCCTCGAAGGCGAGGTGATGCTGACGGCGCTGGCGCGGCGCATTGCGAAGATCGAGATCACGGGCGAGCCGAAGCGCCGCTTCAACAACACGCTGCGCGGGCTCGATAGCCTGCCTGTCACCATCACCCCGGCCTGA
- a CDS encoding ABC transporter substrate-binding protein codes for MKQLKWTLALAASLMTGAASAQISDNVVRVGVLNDISGIFQDTNGMGSVEAARMAAEDFNGGGKGIKVEIVYADHQNKADVGNAIARKWLDVEGVDAIVDVPNSAVGLSINSLLRDSRMTFLASSTASSDLTGKACSPNTIQWVNDAWATGNTTAAAMMSRGGKDWYFLTVDYALGKGIEAEAQKYIEGHGGKVLGSSKHPLGTSDFASFLLQAQSSKAQVIGLANAGGDTINAVKQAAEFGIQQSGQKLVAFLLFINDVHGMGIKVAQGLQLMEAFYWDMNEDTRAFAKRFAARPGMNGKMPSGNQAGVYASTLAYLNAVAATGSDNAKNVVPEMKKFRGKDKLFGDTAIRQDGRVVHPMYLFEVKKPDESKYPYDYYKLVSTIPADQAFRPLAEGGCELVK; via the coding sequence ATGAAACAACTGAAGTGGACGCTCGCATTGGCCGCGAGCCTGATGACCGGCGCGGCGAGCGCCCAGATATCGGACAATGTCGTGCGCGTCGGCGTGCTCAACGACATCTCCGGCATTTTCCAGGACACCAACGGCATGGGCTCGGTCGAGGCCGCGCGCATGGCGGCGGAGGATTTCAACGGCGGTGGCAAGGGCATCAAGGTCGAGATCGTCTATGCCGATCACCAGAACAAGGCCGATGTCGGCAACGCGATCGCGCGCAAATGGCTCGATGTGGAAGGCGTCGACGCGATCGTCGACGTGCCGAACTCGGCCGTCGGCCTGTCCATCAATTCACTGCTGCGCGACAGCCGCATGACCTTCCTGGCGTCGTCGACCGCAAGTTCGGACCTCACCGGCAAGGCGTGCTCGCCGAATACCATCCAATGGGTCAACGATGCCTGGGCCACCGGCAACACCACGGCGGCCGCGATGATGTCTCGCGGCGGCAAGGATTGGTATTTCCTGACGGTCGACTATGCGCTCGGCAAGGGTATCGAGGCGGAGGCGCAGAAATACATCGAGGGACATGGCGGCAAGGTGCTGGGCTCGTCCAAGCATCCGCTCGGCACCTCCGATTTCGCGTCCTTCCTGTTGCAGGCGCAGAGCTCAAAAGCGCAGGTGATCGGCCTTGCCAATGCCGGCGGCGACACCATCAACGCGGTGAAGCAGGCCGCCGAGTTCGGCATCCAGCAGAGCGGCCAGAAGCTCGTCGCCTTCCTGCTCTTCATCAACGACGTACACGGCATGGGCATCAAGGTCGCCCAGGGCCTTCAACTCATGGAAGCGTTCTACTGGGACATGAACGAGGACACCCGCGCGTTCGCCAAGCGGTTCGCCGCGCGCCCCGGCATGAACGGCAAGATGCCGAGCGGCAACCAGGCCGGCGTCTATGCCTCGACGCTCGCTTATCTCAACGCCGTCGCCGCCACCGGCAGCGACAACGCCAAGAACGTCGTGCCCGAGATGAAGAAGTTTAGGGGCAAGGACAAATTGTTCGGCGACACTGCCATTCGCCAGGACGGCCGCGTCGTGCACCCGATGTACCTGTTCGAGGTGAAGAAGCCGGACGAGTCGAAATATCCGTATGACTATTACAAGCTGGTGTCGACGATTCCCGCGGACCAGGCGTTTCGTCCGCTCGCGGAAGGTGGGTGCGAACTGGTGAAATAG
- a CDS encoding NAD(P)/FAD-dependent oxidoreductase, translating to MTAKPHRVVIVGAGFGGLETAYRLAGAPVEITLIDRRNHHLFQPLLYQVATASLATSEIAWPIRHLMRDRREVTTLFATVSGVDAARRCVLIDDGSEVPYDTLVLATGARHAYFGHDEWEAWAPGLKTLEDATTLRRHILVAFERAERETDSARRAARLTFVIIGAGPTGVELAGTIAEMAHHTLPADFRNIDTTKARVVLIEAGPRVLAGFPDELSAYAQASLEKIGVEVVLGQAVTEINREGVVFGGKLLEAKTRIWAAGVRASPAAEWLGAPSDRAGRVQVEADLTIPGHPEIFAIGDTVSINAWDGKPVPGIAPAAKQQGRHVAETIKARLRGETKGAFRYKHAGSLAQIGKRLAVIDFGKVKLRGTIAWWIWGIAHIYFLIGLRHRLSVALSWLWIYARDQRAARLITQGSSKVV from the coding sequence ATGACCGCTAAACCACACCGCGTCGTCATCGTCGGGGCCGGCTTTGGCGGCCTGGAGACGGCCTATAGGCTCGCGGGCGCACCGGTCGAGATCACGCTGATCGACCGCCGCAACCACCATCTGTTCCAGCCGCTGCTCTACCAGGTCGCGACCGCTTCGCTCGCGACCAGCGAGATCGCCTGGCCGATCCGCCATCTGATGCGCGACCGGCGCGAGGTGACGACGCTGTTTGCAACCGTGAGCGGCGTCGATGCGGCACGGCGCTGCGTGCTGATCGACGACGGCAGCGAAGTGCCCTACGACACCCTGGTGCTCGCCACCGGCGCGCGGCACGCCTATTTCGGCCATGACGAATGGGAGGCATGGGCGCCGGGCCTGAAGACGCTGGAGGACGCGACCACATTGCGCCGTCACATTCTCGTGGCGTTCGAGCGCGCCGAGCGCGAGACGGATTCCGCGCGGCGCGCGGCACGGCTGACTTTCGTCATCATCGGTGCCGGTCCGACCGGCGTCGAACTCGCCGGCACCATCGCCGAGATGGCGCATCACACCCTGCCCGCCGACTTCCGCAACATCGACACGACGAAGGCGCGCGTGGTGCTGATCGAAGCGGGCCCGCGCGTGCTTGCAGGCTTTCCCGACGAGCTCTCGGCTTACGCGCAGGCTTCGCTGGAAAAGATCGGCGTCGAGGTCGTGCTCGGGCAAGCCGTGACCGAGATCAATCGCGAGGGCGTGGTGTTCGGCGGCAAACTGCTGGAGGCAAAGACACGGATCTGGGCCGCCGGCGTGCGCGCCTCGCCCGCTGCGGAATGGCTGGGCGCGCCAAGTGATCGCGCCGGGCGCGTGCAGGTCGAGGCCGACCTGACCATTCCGGGCCATCCCGAGATCTTTGCGATCGGCGATACCGTCAGCATCAATGCCTGGGACGGCAAGCCCGTGCCCGGCATCGCGCCGGCGGCGAAGCAGCAGGGCCGGCACGTCGCCGAAACCATCAAGGCGCGGCTGCGCGGAGAGACCAAGGGCGCGTTCCGCTACAAGCACGCCGGCAGCCTCGCGCAGATCGGCAAGCGGCTCGCGGTGATCGATTTCGGCAAGGTCAAGCTGCGCGGCACCATCGCATGGTGGATCTGGGGCATCGCCCACATCTACTTCCTGATCGGCCTCCGCCACCGCCTCAGCGTCGCCCTGAGCTGGCTCTGGATCTACGCGAGGGATCAGAGGGCGGCGCGGCTGATCACGCAGGGATCAAGCAAGGTGGTATAG
- a CDS encoding MarR family winged helix-turn-helix transcriptional regulator, which yields MPVPSTRSRPKPAPADVGPTLDLDRYVPAFVTFIANKLSNSATAFYQREFGVNVTEWRIMSLLAIEPGIPASRICQVIGFDKGPVSRTLAGLEKRGLVAIRTDPNDGRTHSISLTAKGRTTHDKVIAAALERERRLLSCLSKDEREVLIDLLRRLHENLGAVTGGTET from the coding sequence ATGCCCGTGCCTTCGACCAGATCCCGCCCTAAGCCTGCGCCCGCTGACGTCGGACCGACGCTCGATCTCGATCGTTACGTCCCGGCGTTCGTCACCTTCATCGCCAACAAGCTCTCGAACAGCGCGACCGCGTTCTATCAGCGTGAATTCGGCGTCAACGTCACGGAATGGCGGATCATGTCGCTGCTCGCGATCGAACCCGGCATTCCCGCCTCGCGTATCTGCCAGGTCATCGGCTTCGACAAGGGACCGGTGAGCCGGACGCTCGCCGGGCTCGAGAAGCGCGGGCTGGTCGCGATCCGCACCGATCCGAACGATGGCCGCACCCATTCGATCTCGCTCACTGCGAAGGGCCGCACCACCCATGACAAGGTGATCGCCGCCGCGCTCGAGCGCGAGCGGCGTCTGTTGTCCTGCCTCAGCAAGGACGAGCGCGAAGTGCTCATCGACCTGCTGCGCCGGCTGCACGAAAATCTCGGCGCGGTGACCGGCGGCACCGAGACCTGA
- a CDS encoding ABC transporter substrate-binding protein → MRTAFWLAGAAALVLAGPACAGDTIKIGFVSTFSGPTAVIGNDMRNSFELALDHLGRKMDGKPVEVIYEDDGQKPDVGKQKTEKLVQSDKVDFIVGYIWSNVLLASLKTAVDSQTFLISANAGPSQLAGELCSPYVFSTSWQNDQTPQAMGLYMNQKGVKSVFLIGPNYAAGKDMLAGLKSTFKGEVKGEEYTVWPSQLDFSAELSKARASGAESIFVFYPGAAGVQFLNQYAQAGLKSTMPLYTAFTIDELSLPLQKENALGVPGAQEWVNDLPNEQNKRFVADYRKKYTGLRPTYYGAQSYDAAQLINSAVVAVKGDTSKKDAMRAEMEKANFKSVRGAFKFGKNHIPIQSFYLQDVVKDSEGQLALKTVATIVENDQDRFHDKCKMK, encoded by the coding sequence ATGAGGACGGCATTCTGGCTGGCGGGCGCAGCGGCGCTGGTGCTGGCAGGTCCGGCATGCGCCGGCGACACCATCAAGATCGGCTTCGTTTCGACCTTCAGCGGTCCGACCGCCGTGATCGGCAACGACATGCGCAACTCCTTCGAGCTCGCGCTCGATCATCTCGGCCGCAAGATGGACGGCAAGCCGGTCGAGGTGATCTACGAGGACGACGGGCAGAAGCCCGACGTCGGCAAGCAGAAGACCGAGAAGCTGGTGCAGTCCGACAAGGTCGATTTCATCGTCGGCTATATCTGGTCGAACGTGCTGCTGGCCTCGCTCAAGACCGCGGTGGATTCCCAGACCTTCCTGATCTCGGCCAATGCCGGTCCCTCACAGCTCGCGGGCGAGCTGTGCTCGCCTTACGTGTTCTCGACCTCCTGGCAGAACGACCAGACGCCGCAGGCGATGGGCCTCTACATGAACCAGAAGGGCGTCAAGAGCGTGTTCCTGATCGGCCCGAACTACGCCGCCGGCAAGGACATGCTCGCGGGTCTGAAGAGCACCTTCAAGGGCGAGGTGAAGGGCGAGGAGTACACGGTCTGGCCGAGCCAGCTCGACTTCTCGGCCGAGCTCTCCAAGGCGCGCGCCTCCGGCGCCGAGTCGATCTTCGTGTTCTATCCAGGTGCTGCCGGCGTGCAGTTCCTCAATCAATACGCCCAGGCCGGCCTGAAGAGCACGATGCCGCTCTACACCGCCTTCACCATCGACGAGCTGTCGCTGCCGCTGCAGAAGGAGAACGCGCTCGGCGTTCCCGGGGCGCAAGAATGGGTCAACGACCTCCCCAACGAGCAGAACAAGCGCTTCGTGGCCGACTACCGCAAGAAGTACACCGGCCTGCGGCCGACCTATTACGGCGCACAATCCTATGACGCGGCCCAGCTCATCAACAGCGCAGTGGTCGCGGTGAAGGGCGACACCAGCAAGAAGGACGCGATGCGGGCCGAGATGGAGAAGGCCAACTTCAAGTCGGTGCGCGGCGCGTTCAAGTTCGGCAAGAACCACATCCCGATTCAGAGCTTCTATCTGCAGGACGTGGTGAAGGACTCCGAAGGCCAGCTCGCGCTGAAGACCGTCGCCACCATCGTCGAGAACGACCAGGATCGTTTCCACGACAAGTGCAAGATGAAGTGA
- a CDS encoding MarR family winged helix-turn-helix transcriptional regulator, whose protein sequence is MTSSAARTSPRNGAGNGKAPRNDADEVGLDALVGHAGYAVRRFQIWIFQDFIKTLGAVDIRPTQYSVLTVIGANPGLSQMAVAKRLGIERARLVHLLDSLEQRKYVKRIKSKTDRRSHALHLTAQGETALARFKHLAAEHERNVEARIGRENRQQLLRILADFT, encoded by the coding sequence GTGACAAGCAGCGCAGCCCGGACGTCCCCACGCAACGGCGCCGGCAACGGGAAGGCACCGCGGAATGACGCCGACGAAGTCGGCCTCGACGCGCTGGTCGGGCACGCCGGGTATGCGGTGCGCCGCTTCCAGATCTGGATCTTCCAGGATTTCATCAAGACGCTGGGCGCGGTCGATATCCGGCCGACGCAATATTCGGTGCTGACGGTGATCGGCGCCAATCCGGGCTTGTCGCAGATGGCGGTGGCCAAGCGCCTCGGCATCGAGCGGGCCCGGCTGGTGCATCTGCTCGACAGCCTCGAGCAGCGCAAATATGTCAAGCGGATCAAGTCGAAGACCGACCGGCGCTCACACGCGCTGCACCTCACGGCGCAGGGTGAGACGGCACTAGCCAGGTTCAAGCACCTCGCCGCGGAACACGAGCGGAATGTCGAGGCCAGGATCGGCCGGGAGAACCGGCAGCAGCTGCTCCGGATCCTCGCCGACTTCACCTGA